Proteins encoded by one window of Streptomyces uncialis:
- a CDS encoding S28 family serine protease, which produces MLFGIVGVSGSPATALPDNPIPDINARLAALPGVVSSREITNSEHPDQRAYEVRFEQLKDHQNPAAGTFQQLVVIHHRDDRLPTLLTPTQHGLSTPTGINFPKNDVWVEQRFFGTSQPSPKDLTKLDARQAATDLHRVTVALKGIYGQKWLSSGMGVTGQIATYHRRFFPADVQGTYVLGARNDVRNDDDSAYDAFFAQVGTPECRARIAAFQREALLRRDELVELYRQQAQLDGLTFELIGSVDRAFELSITDYMWKFWELKSERLCRTVPLPSATTAAIWSELRWTTTSYIRSDQHLRWDEQNLYLAGTQTGWPTVSTPHLDDLLRYPGINNPRTFVDRGIPLPFDNGAMADIDRWVREESSEMIYIYGKTDPVSAEGFRVDGGSRDSKVYVGTKGGLAFLTPAEQQEITAKLKRWAGVADQPPATG; this is translated from the coding sequence ATGCTTTTCGGCATCGTGGGTGTTTCCGGCTCCCCGGCCACCGCACTTCCCGACAATCCCATCCCGGACATCAACGCCCGCCTCGCCGCGCTTCCCGGGGTGGTCTCCTCCCGGGAGATCACCAACAGCGAGCACCCCGACCAACGCGCCTACGAGGTCCGGTTCGAACAGCTCAAGGACCACCAGAACCCCGCGGCCGGCACCTTCCAGCAGCTGGTCGTCATCCACCACAGGGACGACCGGCTGCCGACGCTGCTCACTCCCACGCAGCACGGCCTGTCGACACCCACGGGCATCAACTTCCCCAAGAACGACGTATGGGTGGAGCAGCGTTTCTTCGGCACCTCGCAGCCGAGCCCGAAGGACCTGACGAAGCTGGACGCCCGGCAGGCGGCGACCGATCTGCACCGGGTGACGGTCGCGCTGAAGGGGATCTACGGCCAGAAGTGGCTGTCCTCCGGTATGGGGGTGACCGGCCAGATCGCGACCTATCACCGCCGTTTCTTCCCGGCGGACGTGCAAGGGACGTATGTCCTGGGCGCGCGCAACGACGTACGGAACGACGACGATTCGGCGTACGACGCGTTCTTCGCCCAGGTGGGCACTCCCGAGTGCCGGGCCCGTATCGCGGCCTTCCAGCGCGAGGCCCTGCTCCGCCGGGACGAACTGGTGGAGCTCTACCGTCAGCAGGCCCAGCTGGACGGGCTGACCTTCGAGCTGATCGGCTCGGTGGACCGCGCCTTCGAGCTCTCGATCACGGACTACATGTGGAAGTTCTGGGAGCTCAAGTCCGAGCGGCTGTGCCGGACCGTGCCGCTTCCCTCGGCCACCACGGCCGCTATCTGGTCCGAACTCCGCTGGACCACCACGAGCTATATCCGGAGCGACCAGCATCTGCGCTGGGACGAGCAGAATCTCTATCTGGCCGGAACCCAGACCGGCTGGCCCACGGTCAGCACTCCGCATTTGGACGACCTGCTGCGTTATCCGGGCATCAACAATCCGCGCACCTTCGTCGACCGCGGCATTCCGCTGCCGTTCGACAACGGGGCGATGGCCGACATCGACAGGTGGGTGCGTGAGGAATCCTCCGAGATGATCTACATCTACGGGAAGACCGACCCGGTGAGCGCCGAGGGCTTCCGGGTCGACGGTGGCAGCCGCGACTCGAAGGTCTATGTCGGGACCAAGGGCGGGCTCGCCTTCCTGACCCCGGCGGAGCAGCAGGAGATCACCGCAAAGCTGAAGCGGTGGGCCGGGGTGGCGGACCAGCCGCCCGCGACCGGCTGA
- a CDS encoding endonuclease/exonuclease/phosphatase family protein, producing the protein MHRFLRSLAALCAAMVGFQMFLAPPASATEVSEDAAAIAKSAGQKWALKSLANGMYVSVGLNDAGAQEWRMRAMTGTAPGSWERFTLHTNHAAKTVGFRSEITGFFATAEFSDPGDQKGKLRARGVRLGHWQQFTPGYTAEAPPAGSPAGSVVLTLRASEKAADDPTATPEQRALKYVSANADPGGDGLLRARADSAGSWEKFVLEPVVGAISADPPTAGAAPASGLDVMSWNMCANNKNCTKWSGGLAGYEELNTELKGRLANSASGHLPDVVFLQEFCEKHAKRVELMLEQPVTQGGTGVQWDVRFAPLHHRTNGPLIQKQCQITDTGGNTVADRGSYGVAIAVPEENVWYERHDLPSPDGKEQRTAICAAVPSRAVMACNAHFSSGGGDNSDDQSGAARTKQAAALLGIVGQYEQKGYRVVFGGDLNSVPTDSMSSDTPKDILTQTYTRYRECDEGYWAARPFDGRATKPFDTRSIKIDYIFAPDSAPIDACMVTPDAGKSDHYPIHGRVNLPAT; encoded by the coding sequence ATGCACCGTTTCCTCAGATCACTCGCGGCTCTTTGCGCCGCGATGGTCGGGTTCCAGATGTTCCTGGCTCCACCGGCGAGCGCCACGGAGGTGTCGGAGGACGCCGCGGCCATCGCGAAGTCGGCCGGGCAGAAGTGGGCCCTGAAGTCGCTGGCGAACGGCATGTATGTGTCGGTGGGCCTCAACGACGCCGGCGCCCAGGAGTGGCGGATGCGGGCCATGACCGGCACAGCGCCCGGCTCATGGGAGCGCTTCACCCTGCACACGAACCACGCGGCCAAGACGGTCGGTTTCCGGTCCGAGATCACCGGATTCTTCGCCACGGCCGAGTTCTCGGACCCCGGCGACCAGAAGGGGAAGCTCCGGGCCAGGGGTGTCCGGCTCGGGCACTGGCAGCAGTTCACCCCCGGTTACACCGCCGAGGCGCCGCCCGCGGGATCGCCCGCCGGGTCGGTCGTCCTGACCCTGCGGGCCAGCGAGAAGGCCGCGGACGACCCGACCGCCACTCCGGAGCAGCGTGCGCTGAAGTACGTCTCCGCCAATGCGGACCCCGGCGGCGACGGTCTGCTGCGGGCCCGCGCCGACTCGGCCGGTTCCTGGGAGAAGTTCGTGCTGGAGCCGGTGGTCGGCGCGATCAGCGCCGATCCGCCGACGGCGGGTGCCGCTCCGGCCTCCGGTCTCGACGTGATGTCCTGGAACATGTGCGCGAACAACAAGAACTGCACGAAGTGGAGCGGCGGCCTCGCCGGTTACGAGGAGCTGAACACCGAGCTGAAGGGCCGGCTGGCGAACTCGGCGAGCGGCCATCTGCCCGACGTCGTCTTTCTCCAGGAGTTCTGCGAGAAGCACGCCAAGCGGGTCGAGCTGATGCTGGAGCAGCCGGTGACCCAGGGCGGGACCGGAGTCCAGTGGGACGTCCGGTTCGCTCCCCTCCATCACCGGACGAACGGCCCGCTGATCCAGAAGCAGTGCCAGATCACCGACACCGGCGGCAATACGGTGGCCGACCGCGGCTCCTACGGGGTCGCGATCGCCGTCCCCGAGGAGAACGTCTGGTACGAGCGGCACGATCTGCCCTCCCCCGACGGGAAGGAACAGCGTACGGCGATCTGCGCGGCCGTCCCGTCCCGCGCCGTCATGGCGTGCAACGCGCACTTCAGTTCCGGTGGGGGCGACAACTCCGACGACCAGTCGGGGGCGGCGCGCACGAAGCAGGCCGCTGCGCTGCTGGGCATCGTCGGGCAGTACGAGCAGAAGGGGTACCGGGTGGTCTTCGGCGGTGACCTCAACTCCGTACCGACGGACTCCATGTCCTCGGACACCCCCAAGGACATCCTCACCCAGACCTATACCCGGTACCGCGAGTGCGACGAGGGGTACTGGGCGGCGCGGCCGTTCGACGGGCGGGCGACGAAGCCGTTCGACACCCGGTCCATCAAGATCGACTACATCTTCGCCCCGGACAGCGCGCCGATCGACGCGTGCATGGTCACTCCGGACGCCGGGAAGTCGGACCACTACCCGATCCACGGCCGGGTGAATCTGCCCGCCACCTGA
- a CDS encoding ribonuclease H family protein, which produces MIGAMNDRIIAAADGSSKGNPGRAGWAWVAADEQGRPQRWESGPLGTATNNVAELTALERLLEATPPGTPLEVRMDSQYAMKAVTQWLPGWKRNGWRTSGGGPVANRELVERIDTLLSGRDVELVYVPAHQQDGDPLNAIADQAASDAAGTQEPAGTALGHHELPVPAPERAGAPPRAKRKAPAQRKRGSGSTGGAPTITAKFAGRCPCGTGYPAGSKITKLGKGWGHPGCPATEQGAGDR; this is translated from the coding sequence ATGATCGGGGCCATGAACGACCGCATCATCGCCGCCGCAGACGGATCGTCGAAGGGGAACCCGGGCAGAGCCGGATGGGCCTGGGTGGCCGCCGATGAGCAAGGGCGCCCGCAGCGCTGGGAGTCCGGGCCGCTCGGTACCGCCACGAACAACGTCGCCGAGCTCACCGCCCTGGAACGCCTTCTGGAGGCCACCCCTCCCGGCACCCCGCTGGAGGTCCGGATGGACTCCCAGTACGCCATGAAGGCGGTCACCCAGTGGCTGCCCGGCTGGAAGCGCAACGGCTGGCGGACCTCGGGCGGCGGCCCGGTCGCCAACCGTGAGCTCGTGGAGCGGATCGACACCCTGCTGAGCGGCCGGGACGTGGAACTCGTGTACGTCCCCGCGCACCAGCAGGACGGCGATCCTCTGAACGCCATCGCCGACCAGGCCGCGAGCGACGCGGCCGGAACCCAGGAACCCGCCGGGACCGCGCTCGGCCACCACGAGCTGCCGGTCCCCGCACCGGAACGGGCCGGTGCGCCGCCCCGCGCCAAGCGCAAGGCCCCCGCCCAGCGCAAGCGCGGCAGCGGTTCCACGGGCGGCGCCCCGACCATCACGGCCAAGTTCGCAGGGCGATGCCCCTGCGGGACCGGATACCCGGCCGGAAGCAAGATCACGAAGCTCGGCAAGGGCTGGGGCCACCCGGGCTGTCCGGCGACGGAACAGGGCGCCGGGGACCGCTGA
- a CDS encoding alpha/beta hydrolase, whose amino-acid sequence MSAAAEPDRVNPGGDGPADGDEASGDVDARGGAGALVIRRAPTEPRAAVLLLHGGREDALEPPPLMNLPAVRMRPFASDLVRATSQERVLIGRVRYRHRGWNGPREDAVHDARRALRALLDAAGPVPVVLMGHSMGARAALRVAGDDPQVRGVVALAPWCPPGEAVGQLRDRMVAALHDPADRVTQAGRTWEHLTRASAAGARTLGIRMPGGGHAMLRDARTWQRIATSLTLGMLGLAPLPDPLARQDHSGATYMTASQVLAETDGRP is encoded by the coding sequence ATGAGCGCGGCGGCGGAGCCGGACCGTGTGAACCCCGGGGGCGACGGCCCGGCGGACGGCGACGAGGCGAGCGGCGACGTGGATGCCCGTGGCGGGGCGGGTGCGTTGGTGATCCGACGGGCACCGACGGAACCCCGGGCCGCCGTCCTCCTTCTGCACGGCGGCCGGGAGGACGCGCTGGAGCCACCACCCCTGATGAACCTTCCCGCCGTGCGCATGCGGCCGTTCGCTTCGGATCTCGTCCGCGCGACCTCCCAGGAGCGGGTCCTGATCGGCCGGGTGCGCTATCGGCACCGCGGCTGGAACGGCCCCCGCGAGGACGCCGTCCACGACGCGCGGCGCGCGCTGCGGGCGCTGCTGGACGCGGCGGGACCGGTTCCCGTGGTGCTGATGGGTCACTCCATGGGAGCCCGCGCCGCCCTGCGGGTGGCGGGCGACGATCCGCAGGTGCGCGGGGTGGTGGCGCTGGCCCCTTGGTGCCCGCCGGGCGAGGCCGTCGGGCAGCTCCGCGACCGGATGGTGGCCGCCCTGCACGACCCGGCGGACCGGGTGACCCAGGCCGGGCGGACCTGGGAACATCTGACGCGCGCGAGCGCGGCGGGCGCCCGGACCCTGGGTATCCGGATGCCCGGAGGGGGTCACGCGATGCTGCGTGACGCCCGCACCTGGCAGCGGATCGCCACCTCGCTCACCCTGGGAATGCTCGGCCTGGCCCCGCTACCGGACCCCCTGGCACGCCAGGACCACTCGGGCGCAACCTATATGACAGCCAGTCAGGTTCTTGCGGAGACCGACGGCAGGCCCTGA
- a CDS encoding energy-coupling factor transporter transmembrane component T yields the protein MTSPSGPAPDARTPGARKPAARRLVGEPDPGGRRLPRTLHPVAWWIWALALATAVSRTNNPLLLFLVLAVLGYVITARRTEAPWARGFKYYLYLALIVVAIRVVFRAVFATGITPDDHFLFSLPRIPTPDWYAGIEIGGPVSLEALLSAATDGLRIACMLCCIGAANTLANPKRALRVLPGALYELGVAVTVSLSVAPQLVQSVQRVHRAKRLRAGRAKGLGALRGIVVPVLEDALERSLRLAAAMDSRGYGRAGTATRASRRITGGLMLAGMCGLCAGAYGLLDATAPRVLGLPAMAAGALLCVAGLRTGGRRVTRTTYRPDPWRFAEWAVAGCGVLSAVVLFGGAGFDAAALNPSIYPLSWPTLPLVPAAAILLAGAAGFLSPPPRAPVPPSVPSPRSEAVT from the coding sequence ATGACCTCACCCTCCGGCCCCGCACCCGACGCACGTACCCCCGGTGCCCGAAAGCCCGCCGCTCGTAGGCTCGTTGGGGAACCGGACCCGGGCGGGCGCCGGTTGCCCCGTACCCTGCACCCGGTGGCCTGGTGGATCTGGGCCCTCGCGCTCGCCACCGCCGTCAGCCGCACCAACAATCCGCTGCTGCTGTTCCTCGTACTCGCGGTGCTCGGGTACGTGATCACCGCGCGGCGCACCGAGGCGCCGTGGGCCCGCGGCTTCAAGTACTACCTCTACCTCGCGCTGATCGTCGTCGCGATCAGGGTGGTGTTCCGCGCGGTGTTCGCGACCGGCATCACGCCCGACGACCACTTCCTGTTCTCCCTGCCCCGCATCCCGACCCCCGACTGGTACGCCGGGATCGAGATCGGCGGCCCCGTCTCCCTGGAAGCGCTGCTGTCCGCCGCCACCGACGGACTGCGCATCGCCTGCATGCTGTGCTGCATCGGCGCGGCCAACACCCTCGCCAACCCCAAACGCGCGCTGCGCGTGCTGCCCGGGGCCCTGTACGAACTCGGGGTCGCCGTCACCGTGTCGCTCAGTGTCGCCCCGCAGCTCGTGCAGAGCGTGCAGCGTGTGCACCGGGCCAAACGGTTGCGCGCGGGCCGCGCCAAGGGCCTGGGCGCGCTGCGCGGCATCGTCGTCCCGGTGCTGGAGGACGCGCTGGAACGCTCGCTGCGGCTGGCCGCGGCGATGGATTCCCGCGGCTACGGCCGGGCCGGTACGGCCACCCGGGCGTCCCGGCGGATCACCGGAGGGCTGATGCTGGCGGGTATGTGCGGTCTGTGCGCCGGTGCGTACGGGCTGCTCGACGCGACCGCGCCCCGGGTGCTCGGGCTGCCCGCGATGGCGGCGGGGGCGCTGCTGTGCGTCGCCGGTCTGCGGACGGGCGGGCGGCGGGTCACCCGGACGACCTACCGTCCGGACCCGTGGCGGTTCGCGGAGTGGGCGGTGGCCGGGTGCGGTGTGCTGTCGGCCGTCGTCCTGTTCGGCGGCGCCGGGTTCGACGCCGCCGCGCTGAACCCGTCGATCTATCCGCTGAGCTGGCCCACGCTGCCGCTCGTCCCGGCGGCCGCGATCCTGCTCGCGGGGGCCGCCGGATTCCTGTCGCCGCCGCCGAGGGCACCCGTTCCGCCGTCCGTCCCGTCCCCGCGCAGCGAGGCAGTCACGTGA
- a CDS encoding ABC transporter ATP-binding protein: MITFDEVSVHYEDMAEPVLRDVGLTVDEGELCLVVGHTGVGKSTLLGAVNGLVPHFTGGTLYGRVTVDGRDTADHPPRELADVVGVVGQDPLDGFVTDTVEEELAYAMEQLAVPPATMRKRVEETLDLLGLADLRHRALYELSGGQQQRVAIGSVLTAHPRVLVLDEPTSALDPSAAEEVLSAVTRLVHDLGVTVLIAEHRLERVIQYADRVIHLPGGGRVVAGRPDEVFRTSSIAPPIVELGRTAGWDPLPLSIRDARRKAAPLRTRLADAPPPPARPGVPAVGPPLLTARGITVSYDRVPAVREVGLELHGGRVTALMGRNGSGKSSLLWALQGSGPRSGGTVRVTAADGGKGGDPRDLSPADARRLVGLVPQTPTDLLYLESVEQELAQADRESFTLGKDVHARAVLDRLAPGIDGATHPRDLSEGQKLALVLAIQLTAAPRVVLLDEPTRGLDYRAKTELIRVVDALAAEGRAVVISTHDVEFVARAADRVVVMAEGDIVADGPTADVIVASPVFAPQVAKILAPLPYLTVAQVAAALPDDEADS; encoded by the coding sequence GTGATCACCTTCGACGAGGTCAGTGTCCATTACGAGGACATGGCGGAGCCCGTGCTGCGCGATGTCGGTCTGACGGTGGACGAGGGTGAGCTGTGTCTGGTCGTCGGGCACACCGGGGTCGGCAAGTCGACGCTGCTCGGCGCCGTCAACGGCCTGGTGCCGCACTTCACCGGCGGCACCCTGTACGGGCGGGTCACGGTCGACGGCCGTGACACCGCGGACCATCCGCCGCGTGAACTCGCCGATGTGGTGGGCGTGGTGGGCCAGGACCCGCTGGACGGTTTCGTGACCGACACCGTCGAGGAGGAACTGGCCTACGCGATGGAGCAGTTGGCCGTACCGCCCGCCACCATGCGCAAGCGCGTGGAGGAGACCCTGGATCTGCTGGGGCTGGCCGATCTGCGGCATCGCGCCCTGTACGAGCTCTCGGGCGGCCAGCAGCAGCGCGTCGCCATCGGTTCCGTCCTCACCGCGCATCCCCGTGTCCTCGTCCTGGACGAACCCACCTCGGCGCTGGACCCGTCGGCGGCGGAGGAGGTGCTTTCGGCGGTCACCCGGCTCGTGCATGACCTCGGGGTGACCGTGCTGATCGCGGAGCACCGTCTCGAACGCGTCATCCAGTACGCGGACCGGGTCATCCATCTCCCGGGCGGGGGCCGGGTGGTGGCCGGGCGGCCCGACGAGGTGTTCCGTACGTCGTCCATCGCGCCGCCGATCGTGGAGCTGGGGCGGACCGCCGGGTGGGATCCGCTGCCGCTGTCCATCCGGGACGCCCGCCGCAAGGCCGCTCCGCTGCGGACCCGGCTCGCCGACGCTCCCCCGCCGCCCGCCCGGCCGGGCGTCCCGGCCGTGGGCCCGCCGCTGCTGACGGCGCGCGGTATCACCGTGAGCTACGACCGGGTACCCGCCGTCCGGGAGGTCGGCCTCGAACTCCACGGCGGCCGGGTCACCGCCCTGATGGGCCGCAACGGTTCCGGGAAGTCCTCCCTGCTGTGGGCGCTCCAGGGTTCCGGGCCACGGTCGGGCGGGACGGTACGGGTCACGGCGGCCGACGGCGGGAAGGGGGGCGATCCCCGCGATCTGTCCCCGGCCGACGCGCGCCGGCTGGTGGGGCTGGTTCCGCAGACGCCGACCGATCTGCTGTATCTGGAGAGCGTCGAGCAGGAACTCGCCCAGGCCGACCGGGAGTCCTTCACCCTGGGGAAGGATGTCCACGCGCGGGCCGTCCTCGACCGGCTCGCCCCGGGGATCGACGGCGCCACCCATCCGAGGGATCTGTCCGAGGGGCAGAAGCTGGCCCTGGTCCTGGCGATCCAGCTCACCGCGGCCCCCCGGGTGGTGCTGCTGGACGAGCCGACGCGCGGACTCGACTACCGGGCCAAGACCGAGCTGATCCGTGTCGTCGACGCTCTCGCGGCCGAGGGGCGGGCAGTGGTGATCTCCACGCACGACGTGGAGTTCGTCGCCCGCGCCGCCGACCGGGTCGTGGTGATGGCCGAGGGCGACATCGTGGCGGACGGTCCGACCGCCGATGTCATCGTGGCCTCGCCCGTCTTCGCCCCGCAGGTCGCGAAGATCCTCGCGCCGCTCCCCTATCTCACGGTCGCGCAGGTGGCCGCGGCCCTCCCCGACGACGAGGCGGACTCATGA
- a CDS encoding ECF transporter S component, giving the protein MTLPARTTAIRIGPRAAVVVAMAAFLGVVAFFWPFLVAPGRFASHYAPPLIFGVLLVLVLCVVISEIAEGGISSKALAMLGVLSAVNAALRPLGAGTAGVETVFFVLVLAGRVFGPGFGFTLGCTSLFASALITGGVGPWMPYQMFGCAFVGMLAGFLPRATGRREVLLLAGYGSLSGYLFGFLLNLSFWPFSLDPGSSIAYLPGLPFTEQWQRYIAFDIATSLGWDTGRAVTNFVCVVLAGPAVLTVFRRAARKARFQAPVRFAARHGDGDAGPPSLTK; this is encoded by the coding sequence ATGACGCTGCCCGCCCGCACGACGGCGATCCGTATCGGCCCGCGCGCCGCGGTCGTCGTCGCCATGGCGGCCTTCCTCGGGGTGGTCGCCTTCTTCTGGCCGTTCCTCGTCGCCCCCGGCAGGTTCGCCTCGCACTACGCGCCGCCGCTGATCTTCGGGGTGCTGCTCGTCCTCGTGCTGTGCGTGGTGATCTCGGAGATCGCCGAGGGCGGGATCAGTTCCAAGGCCCTCGCCATGCTCGGGGTGCTCTCCGCGGTCAACGCGGCGCTGCGTCCGCTCGGCGCGGGGACCGCGGGCGTCGAGACCGTGTTCTTCGTGCTCGTCCTGGCGGGGCGCGTGTTCGGTCCCGGGTTCGGCTTCACCCTGGGCTGCACCTCGCTGTTCGCGTCGGCCCTGATCACCGGGGGTGTCGGTCCGTGGATGCCATACCAGATGTTCGGCTGCGCGTTCGTGGGGATGCTCGCCGGGTTCCTTCCCCGGGCCACCGGCCGCCGGGAGGTGCTGCTGCTCGCCGGGTACGGTTCGCTGTCCGGCTATCTCTTCGGGTTCCTGCTGAATCTGTCGTTCTGGCCGTTCTCCCTGGACCCGGGCAGCTCGATCGCCTATCTTCCCGGGCTGCCCTTCACCGAGCAGTGGCAGCGTTACATCGCCTTCGACATCGCCACGTCCCTGGGCTGGGACACCGGCCGCGCGGTCACCAACTTCGTGTGCGTCGTCCTCGCGGGACCCGCCGTGCTGACCGTCTTCCGGCGGGCCGCGCGCAAGGCCCGTTTCCAGGCCCCGGTCCGCTTCGCCGCCCGCCACGGCGACGGGGACGCCGGGCCACCGTCCCTGACGAAGTAG
- the metE gene encoding 5-methyltetrahydropteroyltriglutamate--homocysteine S-methyltransferase: protein MTPKSAAAAAQATVYGYPRQGPNRELKKAVEGYWKGRVTADALRETAAGLRRTNWRRLADAGIHEVPTGDFSYYDHMLDTSVMVGAVPARHRAAVAADTLDGYFAMARGTQDVAPLEMTKWFDTNYHYLVPELGPDTVFGADPAKQVAELKEALALGLDPRPVLVGPVTYLLLAKPAPGVPADFEPLTLLDRLLPVYAEILGDLRAAGAGWVQLDEPALAQDRTPAELNSAARAYRDLGALTDRPKLLVASYFDRLGEALPVLAKAPVDGLALDFTERAAGNLEDLAAVGGLRGKRLVAGVVNGRNIWINDYEKSLATLGTLLGLADRVDVAASCSLLHVPLDADAERDIDPQIARWLAFAQQKTTEIVTLAKGLAQGTEAITAELASNRADLASRAGSALTHDPAVRARTAAVTDADGRRSQPYAERTVAQRAHLRLPLLPTTTIGSFPQTDELRAARADLRAGRIDTAGYEERIKDEIRDVLAFQEKAGIDVLVHGEPERNDMVQYFAEQLTGYLATQHGWVQSYGTRYVRPPVLAGDISRPEPMTVRWTSYAQSLTERPVKGMLTGPVTMLAWSFVRDDQPLGDTARQVALALRDEVDDLEAAGTSVIQVDEPALRETLPLRAADHAGYLEWATESFRLTTSGVRPDTQIHTHMCYAEFGDIVQAIDDLDADVISLEAARSHMQVATELAEHGYPREAGPGVYDIHSPRVPSAEEAAGLLRKGLEAIPAERLWVNPDCGLKTRGWPETRASLENLVTAAREVRSGLTAGDA, encoded by the coding sequence GTGACACCGAAGTCCGCAGCCGCGGCAGCACAGGCCACCGTGTACGGCTACCCCCGCCAGGGACCGAACCGGGAACTGAAGAAGGCCGTCGAGGGCTACTGGAAGGGCCGCGTCACCGCCGACGCCCTCCGGGAGACCGCCGCCGGTCTGCGCCGGACCAACTGGCGCCGACTGGCCGACGCCGGCATCCACGAGGTGCCCACCGGCGACTTCTCGTACTACGACCACATGCTGGACACCAGTGTCATGGTCGGCGCCGTCCCCGCCCGGCACCGCGCGGCCGTCGCCGCCGACACGCTCGACGGCTACTTCGCCATGGCACGCGGCACCCAGGACGTCGCGCCGCTGGAGATGACCAAGTGGTTCGACACCAACTACCACTACCTGGTCCCCGAACTCGGCCCCGACACCGTCTTCGGCGCCGACCCCGCCAAGCAGGTCGCCGAGCTGAAGGAAGCCCTCGCACTCGGTCTCGACCCCCGGCCGGTCCTCGTCGGCCCGGTCACCTACCTCCTGCTGGCCAAGCCCGCCCCCGGGGTGCCCGCCGACTTCGAGCCGCTGACCCTGCTGGACCGGCTGCTCCCCGTCTACGCCGAGATCCTCGGCGATCTGCGGGCCGCCGGAGCCGGATGGGTACAGCTCGACGAACCCGCCCTCGCCCAGGACCGCACCCCCGCCGAACTGAACTCCGCCGCCCGCGCCTACCGTGACCTCGGCGCGCTCACCGACCGGCCCAAGCTGCTCGTCGCCTCCTACTTCGACCGGCTGGGCGAGGCCCTGCCCGTCCTGGCGAAGGCACCCGTCGACGGCCTCGCCCTCGACTTCACCGAGCGCGCCGCGGGCAATCTGGAGGACCTCGCCGCCGTCGGCGGACTGCGCGGCAAGCGACTGGTCGCGGGCGTGGTCAACGGCCGCAACATCTGGATCAACGACTACGAGAAGTCGCTCGCCACCCTCGGCACCCTGCTCGGCCTCGCCGACCGGGTCGACGTGGCCGCCTCCTGCTCGCTGCTGCACGTCCCGCTCGACGCCGACGCCGAACGCGACATCGACCCGCAGATCGCCCGCTGGCTCGCCTTCGCCCAGCAGAAGACCACCGAGATCGTCACCCTCGCCAAGGGACTGGCCCAGGGCACCGAGGCGATCACCGCCGAACTCGCCTCCAACCGCGCCGACCTGGCGTCCCGCGCCGGGTCCGCGCTCACCCACGACCCCGCCGTACGCGCCCGTACCGCCGCCGTCACCGACGCCGACGGACGCCGCTCCCAGCCCTACGCCGAACGGACCGTCGCCCAGCGCGCGCACCTGCGGCTGCCCCTGCTGCCGACCACCACCATCGGATCGTTCCCCCAGACGGACGAACTGCGCGCCGCCCGCGCCGATCTGCGCGCCGGGCGTATCGACACCGCCGGGTACGAGGAGCGCATCAAGGACGAGATCCGCGACGTCCTCGCCTTCCAGGAGAAGGCGGGCATCGACGTCCTCGTCCACGGCGAACCCGAACGCAACGACATGGTGCAGTACTTCGCCGAACAGCTCACCGGCTACCTGGCCACCCAGCACGGCTGGGTCCAGTCGTACGGCACCCGCTACGTCCGGCCGCCCGTCCTCGCCGGGGACATCTCCCGCCCCGAGCCGATGACCGTCCGCTGGACCTCGTACGCCCAGTCGCTCACCGAACGGCCCGTCAAGGGCATGCTCACCGGGCCGGTCACCATGCTCGCCTGGTCCTTCGTCCGCGACGACCAGCCCCTCGGTGACACCGCCCGCCAGGTCGCCCTCGCCCTGCGCGACGAGGTCGACGACCTGGAAGCCGCCGGGACCTCCGTCATCCAGGTGGACGAACCCGCGCTGCGCGAGACCCTCCCGCTGCGCGCCGCCGACCACGCCGGCTACCTCGAATGGGCCACCGAGTCGTTCCGTCTCACCACCAGCGGCGTACGTCCGGACACCCAGATCCACACCCATATGTGCTACGCCGAGTTCGGCGACATCGTCCAGGCCATCGACGATCTCGACGCCGACGTCATCAGTCTGGAGGCCGCCCGCTCCCATATGCAGGTCGCCACCGAACTCGCCGAGCACGGCTACCCGCGCGAGGCGGGACCCGGCGTCTACGACATCCACTCCCCGCGCGTGCCCAGCGCCGAGGAGGCGGCCGGTCTGCTGCGCAAGGGACTTGAGGCCATCCCGGCCGAACGGCTCTGGGTCAACCCCGACTGCGGGCTGAAGACCCGCGGCTGGCCCGAGACCCGCGCCTCGCTGGAGAACCTGGTCACCGCCGCCCGTGAGGTCCGCTCAGGTCTGACGGCCGGGGACGCCTGA